In Pleomorphomonas sp. T1.2MG-36, one genomic interval encodes:
- a CDS encoding D-allulose-6-phosphate 3-epimerase: MNRPAAGWIDRLPTDHLITEFSMWSSDLLRIADEVARIDPYANVIHIDASDGVFADTLLMFPEIVARIRSITDKPIHVHLMVGEPALINQINQFAAAGADAISIHAENTLLTDSGIARINELGLVAGVVLKVDTPVAKLIRHLPRVQLVTLFGAGIGEREGISQSATQRLEEARKYIAGVPSDHRIVLVADGAIREDTVPLLRKAGAEAIVAGKLVFDAPDLDKRMAWLNSL; encoded by the coding sequence ATGAACCGCCCCGCCGCCGGATGGATCGACCGCCTCCCGACCGACCACCTGATCACCGAATTCTCGATGTGGTCGTCGGATCTCCTGCGCATCGCCGACGAAGTGGCTCGTATCGATCCCTATGCCAACGTCATCCACATCGACGCCTCCGATGGCGTGTTCGCAGATACGCTGCTGATGTTCCCGGAGATCGTTGCTCGCATCCGGTCCATCACCGACAAGCCCATTCACGTCCATCTCATGGTGGGCGAGCCGGCGCTGATCAACCAGATCAACCAGTTCGCGGCGGCCGGCGCCGACGCCATCTCCATTCACGCCGAGAACACGCTGCTCACCGACAGCGGTATCGCCCGCATCAACGAGCTCGGTCTGGTGGCCGGCGTCGTGCTGAAGGTCGACACTCCGGTCGCCAAGCTGATCCGCCACCTGCCGCGCGTGCAACTCGTGACCTTGTTCGGCGCCGGCATCGGCGAGCGCGAGGGCATCAGCCAGTCCGCCACGCAACGCCTCGAGGAGGCGCGCAAGTACATTGCCGGGGTTCCGAGCGATCACCGCATCGTGCTGGTCGCCGATGGCGCCATCCGCGAGGACACCGTGCCGCTCTTGCGCAAGGCGGGAGCCGAGGCGATCGTCGCCGGCAAGCTGGTGTTCGATGCGCCCGATCTCGACAAGCGCATGGCGTGGCTGAACAGCCTTTGA
- a CDS encoding sugar-binding transcriptional regulator has product MPRPRRSEDMIVEIARLRYEQRLPQTEIARLLDISEATVSRALKSALDLGYIEFQVTPKAFRDSASEQRLKAHLGLRLAVVVESKAGAHADTLGKAVARVMEDTLKSGDVLGVSDGATAAAIAAATRRSPARDLNVVALVGGVGAPEHYTHSSEVCRRFAAGLGGQAWQLPVPAIVDDAGAARLLRDTGTVRGVFSMMDRLAMAVVGIGAISANATVFREGFIAPGKLEEIRAHGAVGTICGRFFGKDGRPVGTEFDDRTLSISLERLARVPLAIAAALSPLKAEAIRAAVSGGLVNAVATDVETAEALMALPPSHC; this is encoded by the coding sequence ATGCCCCGGCCCCGCCGCAGCGAAGACATGATCGTCGAGATCGCCCGCCTCCGCTACGAGCAGCGCCTGCCGCAGACCGAAATCGCACGCCTCCTGGACATCTCCGAGGCGACCGTCAGCAGAGCCCTGAAATCGGCGCTGGACCTCGGCTACATCGAATTCCAGGTAACGCCCAAGGCTTTCCGCGATAGCGCCTCCGAGCAGCGGCTGAAGGCCCACCTCGGCCTCCGCCTCGCGGTCGTCGTCGAAAGCAAGGCCGGCGCCCATGCCGACACGCTGGGCAAAGCGGTCGCCCGCGTCATGGAAGACACCCTGAAGAGCGGCGACGTGCTGGGCGTATCCGATGGCGCCACGGCGGCGGCCATCGCCGCGGCCACGCGCCGGTCGCCGGCGCGCGACCTCAACGTCGTCGCCCTGGTGGGCGGCGTAGGAGCCCCGGAACACTACACCCACTCGTCGGAAGTCTGCCGGCGGTTCGCAGCCGGGCTGGGCGGTCAGGCCTGGCAGCTACCGGTACCGGCCATCGTCGACGATGCCGGGGCGGCGCGCTTGCTGCGCGACACCGGTACCGTGCGCGGCGTCTTCTCCATGATGGATCGCCTCGCCATGGCGGTGGTGGGTATCGGCGCCATTTCGGCGAACGCCACGGTCTTCCGCGAGGGGTTCATCGCTCCCGGCAAGCTGGAAGAAATCCGCGCCCATGGTGCCGTCGGCACGATTTGCGGCCGTTTCTTCGGCAAGGATGGCCGACCCGTCGGCACCGAGTTCGACGACCGCACTCTCTCCATCTCGCTCGAACGCCTCGCCCGCGTGCCGCTCGCCATCGCCGCCGCGTTGTCGCCGCTGAAGGCCGAGGCGATCCGAGCCGCCGTCTCTGGCGGCCTCGTCAATGCCGTCGCCACCGATGTCGAGACGGCCGAGGCGCTGATGGCGCTTCCTCCCTCTCACTGCTGA
- a CDS encoding diacylglycerol kinase — translation MADVRAICAIGQRGQIGLNGELPWEGNPDREFVADVERFYEVTRGHVMLAGPHTTSTLPGFMKFDRTLCPVRSSDRPEDVLARFPDRVVYVAGGPAVWEAYARFIRHWDINRLPYDGPADRWFKPEWLVAGG, via the coding sequence ATGGCGGATGTCAGGGCAATCTGCGCGATCGGTCAGCGGGGTCAGATAGGGCTCAACGGCGAATTGCCGTGGGAGGGCAATCCGGACAGGGAGTTCGTCGCCGACGTCGAACGCTTCTACGAAGTGACGCGAGGCCACGTCATGCTGGCCGGTCCGCACACCACTTCCACCCTGCCCGGCTTCATGAAATTCGATCGCACGCTTTGCCCCGTCCGGTCGAGCGATCGGCCGGAGGACGTGCTCGCCCGCTTTCCCGACCGGGTCGTATATGTCGCCGGGGGACCGGCGGTGTGGGAGGCCTATGCGCGGTTCATCCGCCACTGGGACATCAACCGGCTGCCCTACGACGGCCCTGCCGACCGCTGGTTCAAGCCGGAGTGGCTGGTGGCAGGAGGCTGA
- a CDS encoding universal stress protein: protein MTVRDIFTIIDIYNEKMNASTAALELASRRKAHVTGLALALEPIAPGFLASPVPAEYLVEAITNAETSAKEAAAAFAAEATKYGVDAEARTATVYSGGTPAIVRQAQLSDLIIIGQDDPEHGEPMRAAIIETLLFESGVPVMIIPSAWNKPITSEKVMIAWDGSSTAARAVHAALPALRVATSIEVVMVAGSKNWSGEPGADVAAYLARHDHKVTVTTLPRSASEVSTVLNNHAAESGATMLVMGGYGHNRFRQFVLGGVTRDMLEKMTIPTLMTH from the coding sequence ATGACCGTCAGGGACATCTTCACCATCATCGACATCTACAATGAAAAGATGAACGCCTCCACGGCGGCGCTTGAACTCGCTTCGCGGCGAAAGGCCCATGTCACCGGCCTGGCGTTGGCGCTCGAACCGATCGCGCCCGGCTTCCTCGCTTCGCCGGTTCCGGCGGAATATCTGGTCGAGGCGATCACCAACGCTGAGACCTCGGCCAAGGAGGCCGCCGCCGCCTTTGCCGCAGAGGCGACGAAATACGGCGTCGACGCCGAGGCCCGTACCGCCACCGTCTATTCGGGCGGGACACCGGCCATTGTCCGGCAGGCGCAGCTTTCGGACCTGATCATCATTGGCCAGGATGACCCCGAGCATGGCGAGCCGATGCGCGCCGCCATCATCGAGACGTTGCTGTTCGAATCCGGCGTGCCGGTCATGATCATTCCGTCGGCCTGGAACAAGCCCATCACCTCCGAGAAGGTCATGATCGCCTGGGACGGTTCGTCGACGGCGGCGCGGGCCGTGCATGCCGCCTTGCCGGCATTGAGGGTGGCCACTTCGATCGAGGTGGTTATGGTGGCCGGCTCCAAGAACTGGTCCGGCGAACCGGGCGCCGACGTCGCCGCCTATCTGGCACGGCACGACCACAAGGTCACCGTCACGACGCTGCCGCGCTCGGCGTCGGAAGTATCGACGGTGCTCAACAACCATGCCGCCGAAAGCGGCGCGACCATGCTGGTCATGGGCGGCTACGGGCATAACCGCTTCCGCCAGTTCGTGCTGGGCGGCGTCACCCGCGACATGCTTGAGAAGATGACCATTCCTACTCTGATGACCCACTGA
- a CDS encoding bifunctional acetate--CoA ligase family protein/GNAT family N-acetyltransferase, which yields MSLQSLDPFFRPKRVVLIGATARPNSVGSVLARNLAAFGRDRIAFVNPFVSEIDGVAVHPSVADLAVPADLAVVAVPPEAIVGVMEEIGAAGIRHAVVITTGLGHGPGSLLEAMTAVARHNGIRVLGPNSAGLQIPPIGLNASFAQRAAVPGDLAFVSQSGTLTHAALDWAARHGIGFSGIAVLGDAVDVDFDEMLDHFALDHRTRAILLYLESIRDARAFLSAARAAARSKPVVVIKAGRHAAGARAARSHTGALAGVDAVYDCAFRRAGLLRVADLDEMFAAAETLSLVPRIQGKRIAVITNGGGAGVLAADRVVDLGGELATLGDDTLASLDLALPPGWSRGNPVDLIGNAAADRYGAATRAVLADSGVDAVVAINCPTPLAPSRLAAEAVVEAVADYRRGRYDGKPLIAAWLGEDDGWNSTFARARIPALETPHGAVEGLMQLVRHAEAQAALTATPADVLAGFSPDRARAAAVIATALADNRLWLKASEVVELLTAYGIPIVPVLAAADSGEARRLAARLLAEHRSLVVKIASPDIVHKSDVGGVELELSTPEAVGAATDEVIARAKAARPGVRIDGVTLHPMIVAPKAVELIAGVTDDPIFGPVMVFGRGGTAVEVINDRALALPPLDANLARDLIARTRVARQLQGYRDRRPVDVDRLAIILQRLAQLVAEHPAIADIDLNPLIAEADRLTVVDARVTLVADSPASGGAVHHPRLSIRPYPTEWEEFIALPNGRSVFVRPVRPEDEGRYLAFFSKMTAEDMRLRFFQRVHDLGHAFVARLTQIDYSRAMAFVALDPENGEMLGGVRLHGDPGGGDGEYAVSVRSDLKGVGLGRALMMQIIRYARRERYGRIHGEVLAENRQMLRMCERLGFRLTPDPDSPEIIKVALDLRSTADGTKV from the coding sequence ATGAGCCTTCAGAGCCTCGACCCCTTCTTTCGGCCGAAGCGCGTCGTGCTGATCGGCGCGACCGCCCGGCCGAACTCGGTCGGATCGGTGCTTGCCCGCAACCTTGCCGCCTTCGGTCGCGACCGGATCGCCTTCGTCAATCCTTTCGTTTCCGAGATCGACGGTGTCGCGGTTCACCCCTCGGTCGCCGATCTTGCCGTGCCGGCCGACCTCGCGGTCGTCGCCGTCCCGCCGGAGGCGATCGTCGGCGTGATGGAGGAAATTGGCGCCGCCGGCATTCGCCATGCGGTCGTCATCACCACCGGGCTTGGCCACGGGCCGGGCAGCCTTCTCGAGGCCATGACGGCGGTGGCAAGGCACAATGGCATACGGGTTCTCGGCCCCAACAGCGCCGGCCTGCAGATTCCCCCTATCGGCCTCAATGCCAGCTTCGCGCAGCGAGCTGCCGTGCCCGGAGATCTCGCCTTCGTTTCGCAATCGGGAACGCTGACCCACGCCGCGCTCGACTGGGCAGCGCGGCATGGCATCGGCTTTTCGGGCATTGCCGTGCTGGGCGATGCCGTCGACGTCGACTTCGACGAAATGCTCGACCATTTCGCCCTCGACCATCGCACCCGCGCCATTCTTCTTTATCTGGAAAGCATTCGCGACGCTCGCGCCTTCCTGTCGGCGGCGCGCGCCGCCGCGCGCTCGAAGCCGGTGGTGGTGATCAAGGCCGGCCGGCATGCCGCAGGCGCCCGCGCCGCTCGGTCGCATACCGGCGCGCTGGCCGGCGTCGACGCCGTCTATGACTGTGCGTTCCGCCGGGCCGGCCTGCTCAGGGTCGCCGATCTCGACGAGATGTTCGCCGCCGCCGAAACGCTCAGTCTCGTTCCGCGCATCCAGGGCAAGCGCATCGCCGTCATCACCAACGGCGGCGGTGCCGGCGTGCTGGCGGCTGATCGTGTCGTCGATCTTGGAGGGGAGCTCGCCACGCTTGGCGACGATACCCTCGCGAGCCTCGATCTGGCGCTACCGCCCGGCTGGTCGCGCGGCAACCCGGTGGATCTCATCGGCAATGCCGCCGCCGACCGCTACGGCGCGGCAACGCGGGCGGTGCTTGCCGATAGCGGCGTCGATGCGGTGGTGGCGATCAACTGCCCGACACCGCTGGCGCCATCCCGGCTCGCGGCCGAGGCAGTGGTCGAGGCCGTCGCCGATTACCGCCGGGGCCGCTACGACGGCAAGCCATTGATCGCCGCCTGGCTCGGCGAGGACGACGGCTGGAACTCCACCTTCGCGCGGGCTCGTATCCCGGCGCTCGAAACGCCGCACGGCGCCGTCGAGGGGTTGATGCAGCTCGTCCGCCACGCAGAAGCGCAGGCCGCCCTGACGGCAACGCCGGCCGACGTTCTGGCCGGCTTTTCTCCCGACCGGGCCCGCGCGGCGGCCGTGATCGCCACCGCGCTGGCCGACAACCGTCTCTGGCTCAAGGCGAGCGAAGTGGTCGAGCTCCTGACCGCTTACGGCATTCCCATCGTGCCGGTGCTGGCCGCCGCCGACTCCGGCGAGGCCAGGCGCCTTGCCGCGAGGCTGCTTGCCGAACACCGTTCGTTGGTGGTGAAGATCGCTTCGCCCGACATCGTTCACAAGTCCGACGTGGGCGGTGTCGAGCTGGAACTGTCGACCCCCGAGGCGGTGGGAGCGGCGACCGACGAGGTAATCGCCCGTGCGAAGGCGGCTCGGCCGGGTGTTCGCATCGATGGCGTGACGCTCCATCCGATGATCGTTGCGCCCAAGGCGGTGGAACTGATCGCCGGCGTCACCGACGACCCGATCTTCGGACCGGTGATGGTCTTCGGACGCGGCGGCACCGCCGTCGAAGTGATCAACGACCGAGCGCTGGCCTTGCCGCCGCTCGATGCCAACCTCGCCCGCGACCTGATCGCCCGGACGCGCGTCGCCCGCCAGCTTCAGGGCTATCGCGACCGTCGGCCCGTCGATGTCGATCGGCTCGCCATCATCCTGCAGCGGCTCGCTCAACTGGTTGCCGAGCATCCGGCCATCGCCGACATCGACCTCAACCCGCTGATCGCCGAGGCCGACCGGCTGACGGTCGTCGATGCGCGCGTCACGCTCGTCGCCGACTCGCCGGCATCCGGCGGCGCCGTGCATCATCCGCGCCTGTCCATCCGTCCTTATCCGACCGAGTGGGAGGAGTTCATCGCCCTCCCCAACGGCCGGTCGGTGTTCGTACGACCGGTGCGGCCGGAAGACGAGGGCCGCTATCTCGCCTTCTTCTCCAAGATGACGGCCGAGGACATGCGCCTTCGCTTCTTCCAGCGGGTCCACGACCTTGGGCATGCCTTCGTTGCCCGCCTGACGCAGATCGACTATTCGCGTGCCATGGCCTTCGTCGCGCTCGATCCGGAGAACGGCGAGATGCTCGGCGGCGTCAGGCTGCACGGCGACCCCGGCGGTGGCGACGGAGAATATGCCGTATCGGTGCGCTCCGACCTCAAGGGCGTTGGTCTTGGGAGGGCGCTGATGATGCAAATCATCCGCTACGCCCGTCGCGAGCGCTACGGACGCATTCACGGCGAGGTGCTCGCCGAAAACCGGCAGATGCTCCGAATGTGCGAGCGCCTGGGTTTCAGGTTGACGCCCGACCCCGACAGCCCCGAAATCATCAAGGTCGCGCTGGACCTCCGTTCGACTGCGGACGGAACTAAAGTCTAG
- a CDS encoding YybH family protein: MTVADEIIALEKAALDRWCAGDPDAFLELSADDVTYFDPFRETRLDGKAALTALYDELRGKIFAPRHEMIEPKVQVAGEAAVLTFRFVSWNGSEGNRVAWNCTEVYRREPKGWRIIQTHWSFTGAGLAA, encoded by the coding sequence ATGACCGTCGCAGATGAAATCATTGCCCTCGAAAAGGCCGCGCTCGACCGCTGGTGTGCCGGGGACCCGGACGCCTTCCTCGAGCTGTCGGCGGACGACGTTACCTACTTCGATCCCTTCCGCGAGACGCGGCTCGATGGAAAAGCGGCGCTGACCGCCCTCTATGACGAACTGCGCGGCAAGATCTTCGCGCCGCGTCACGAGATGATCGAGCCGAAGGTGCAGGTCGCAGGCGAGGCCGCCGTGCTCACCTTCCGCTTCGTGTCTTGGAACGGCAGCGAGGGAAACCGCGTCGCCTGGAACTGTACCGAGGTTTACCGGCGCGAGCCCAAGGGATGGCGCATCATCCAGACGCATTGGTCGTTTACCGGCGCCGGACTTGCGGCCTGA
- a CDS encoding response regulator — MQNHILLVEDDNDINTLVSRYLKANDCRVSVARDGREMDRILTTSRVDIVLLDIMLPGEDGLSICRRLRNSSTMPIIILSARGEEIDRVVGLEIGADDYVAKPFSARELLARIRAILRRSSLPAAKTTRSEARRLGFAGWVIDTRERSLTTPSGAKATLTGAEFDLLVAFAERSGITLSRDQLLELTQGRLAAPFERSIDILVSRLRRKLSPDDEKSEFIRTIRSEGYLFTPEVTAS; from the coding sequence ATGCAAAATCACATCCTGCTGGTTGAAGACGACAACGACATCAATACGCTGGTCTCGCGCTATCTCAAGGCGAACGACTGTCGCGTATCTGTGGCACGCGACGGCCGCGAGATGGATCGCATCCTGACGACCTCGCGCGTCGACATCGTTTTGCTCGACATCATGCTGCCCGGCGAGGACGGGCTCAGCATCTGCCGGCGCCTGCGCAACAGTTCGACCATGCCGATCATCATCCTGTCGGCGCGCGGCGAGGAAATCGATCGGGTGGTCGGTCTTGAGATCGGCGCCGACGACTATGTGGCCAAACCGTTCAGCGCCCGCGAGCTTCTGGCACGCATCCGGGCCATTCTGAGGAGAAGCAGCTTGCCGGCCGCCAAGACGACGCGCTCGGAGGCGCGCCGCCTCGGCTTTGCCGGATGGGTGATCGACACGCGCGAACGCAGCCTGACGACGCCGTCGGGCGCCAAGGCGACGCTGACCGGCGCCGAGTTCGACCTCCTGGTCGCCTTCGCCGAACGCTCCGGCATCACGCTCAGCCGCGACCAACTCCTCGAACTGACCCAGGGGCGGCTCGCCGCTCCCTTCGAGCGGTCCATCGACATTCTGGTCAGCCGCCTGAGACGCAAGCTTTCGCCGGACGACGAGAAGTCCGAGTTCATTCGGACCATCCGGTCGGAAGGCTACCTGTTCACCCCGGAAGTGACCGCCTCATGA
- a CDS encoding methyl-accepting chemotaxis protein, which produces MSLTAFLSNRSISMKIGGGLISLAVLAAIVGGAGFLGLSRLGLAVDMTSKSASVLATVNDAGNAVTTFIQNRDNGAASQAGQLLEQVNASLDELGGKADPALAPAYAAVDQFRASIGVLSASSDAVAASAASTMELLSNMQNRASQIEADAATKAKDFQTKASESALATNAAANLAVTAYKIEISALKANELLAKFAASGDSANVEAALKAVMSVRAIVNQIRALGADDEIKAQAGSIEQVAKDLVPLLDEMRNSSNPFAVEQKRLFALDGLGKLSNGTEEIIRLAGQQRDLASYNMQSLLEDAGKARTLSDLATIFGGEIDQLALQTTTYRYDPDAISTKAMLKAADAAKETGQKIVAAGGADPSKDIDRFKDAFTKLVDSSKAFIGAREDSRSQSAAAISAIKAVVDDRAAAASRNRASSTFTMSGTLGAALVFALIVGIVLSRLITRPITNLTTAMRRLATGDTDMALDLAGRKDEIGGMFGAVRVFRDNAIERRRLAEQTEAEQQARTLRQETIEGLINDFRLEIEQLVGVVAGNADQMEATARALAAIAEEARDRAGTAASASELASDGVQTVAAAAEELSASIGEISRQTETATAVAQRATGEAKKTDATISGLADAATRIGNVITLIKAIAEQTNLLALNATIEAARAGEAGKGFAVVASEVKNLAGQTAKATEEIASQIAQIQASTGEAVSAIRAISDIMGEVDRTTNVIATAVGEQGHATAEISLNAQKAAGGTKSVADETQALTRVVGETSQSASQVLAVSNDMNDQATRLRTVVESFINRVMAA; this is translated from the coding sequence ATGTCGCTCACGGCCTTCCTGTCGAACCGATCGATTTCAATGAAAATCGGCGGCGGTCTGATTTCTCTCGCGGTATTGGCCGCCATAGTTGGCGGAGCAGGGTTCCTTGGCCTCAGCCGCCTTGGCCTTGCCGTGGACATGACCTCGAAGTCGGCTTCGGTGCTGGCTACGGTCAACGATGCCGGCAATGCCGTCACCACGTTCATCCAGAACCGCGACAACGGCGCGGCTTCCCAGGCCGGCCAGTTGCTGGAGCAGGTCAACGCCAGCCTCGACGAGCTTGGCGGAAAAGCCGACCCTGCCCTTGCTCCGGCCTATGCGGCCGTCGACCAGTTCCGCGCCTCGATCGGCGTGCTGTCGGCATCCTCGGATGCCGTCGCGGCCAGCGCCGCCTCCACCATGGAACTGCTCTCCAACATGCAGAACCGGGCCAGCCAGATCGAAGCCGATGCCGCCACCAAGGCCAAGGACTTCCAGACCAAGGCGAGCGAGTCGGCGTTGGCCACCAACGCGGCGGCCAATCTGGCGGTAACCGCCTACAAGATCGAGATTTCCGCTCTCAAGGCCAACGAACTGCTGGCCAAGTTCGCCGCCAGCGGCGATAGCGCCAATGTCGAGGCGGCCTTGAAGGCCGTGATGTCGGTACGGGCGATCGTCAATCAGATCAGGGCCCTCGGAGCCGACGACGAGATCAAGGCGCAAGCCGGCTCCATCGAACAGGTGGCCAAGGATCTCGTTCCGCTGCTGGATGAAATGCGGAACAGTTCCAATCCGTTCGCCGTCGAGCAGAAGCGCCTCTTCGCCCTCGACGGTCTCGGCAAGCTCAGCAACGGGACCGAGGAAATCATCCGTCTGGCCGGGCAGCAGCGCGACCTCGCCAGCTACAACATGCAGTCTCTGCTCGAGGACGCCGGCAAAGCCCGCACCCTTTCGGATCTTGCGACCATATTCGGCGGGGAAATCGACCAACTGGCGCTGCAGACCACGACCTACCGCTACGATCCGGACGCGATCAGCACCAAGGCGATGCTCAAGGCCGCCGATGCCGCCAAGGAAACCGGCCAGAAGATCGTCGCCGCCGGAGGCGCCGACCCGTCCAAGGACATCGACCGCTTCAAGGACGCCTTCACCAAGCTGGTCGATTCCTCCAAGGCTTTCATTGGCGCGCGGGAAGACTCCCGCAGCCAATCGGCCGCGGCCATTTCCGCCATCAAGGCCGTCGTCGACGATCGCGCCGCCGCCGCCAGCCGCAACCGTGCATCGAGCACCTTCACCATGTCCGGCACGCTCGGCGCGGCGCTGGTGTTCGCGCTCATCGTCGGCATCGTGCTGTCGCGACTGATCACGCGGCCGATCACCAACCTGACCACAGCCATGCGCCGTCTGGCCACCGGTGACACCGACATGGCGCTCGACCTCGCTGGCCGCAAGGACGAGATCGGCGGCATGTTCGGCGCCGTGCGCGTCTTCCGCGACAATGCCATCGAGCGGCGCCGTCTCGCCGAGCAGACCGAGGCCGAGCAGCAGGCGCGCACTCTTCGTCAGGAAACCATCGAGGGGCTGATCAACGACTTCCGCCTGGAGATCGAGCAGCTGGTCGGCGTCGTCGCCGGCAATGCCGACCAGATGGAAGCGACCGCCCGTGCGCTGGCCGCCATTGCCGAGGAAGCTCGCGACCGCGCCGGCACTGCCGCCTCGGCGTCCGAGCTTGCGTCCGATGGCGTCCAGACCGTCGCCGCCGCGGCGGAAGAGCTGTCAGCTTCGATCGGCGAGATTTCGCGCCAGACCGAAACGGCAACCGCCGTCGCCCAGCGCGCGACCGGCGAAGCCAAGAAGACAGATGCCACCATCTCCGGCCTTGCCGACGCGGCGACGCGCATCGGCAACGTCATCACGCTGATCAAGGCGATCGCCGAGCAGACCAACCTTCTGGCCCTCAATGCCACCATCGAGGCGGCGCGAGCCGGCGAGGCGGGCAAGGGGTTTGCGGTTGTCGCCTCGGAGGTGAAGAACCTCGCCGGCCAAACCGCCAAGGCCACCGAGGAGATCGCCTCGCAGATCGCCCAGATCCAGGCTTCGACCGGCGAAGCCGTTTCGGCCATCCGCGCCATCTCCGACATCATGGGCGAGGTCGACAGGACGACCAATGTCATCGCCACGGCGGTCGGCGAGCAGGGTCATGCCACGGCCGAGATCTCGCTCAACGCCCAGAAGGCGGCCGGCGGTACCAAGTCGGTGGCCGACGAGACGCAAGCGCTGACCCGCGTCGTCGGCGAAACGTCGCAATCGGCAAGCCAGGTGCTCGCGGTGTCCAACGACATGAACGATCAGGCCACCCGCCTCCGCACGGTCGTGGAGAGCTTCATCAACCGAGTGATGGCCGCCTGA
- the tal gene encoding transaldolase → MASKLDQLREMTVVVADTGDIDAIKKFKPVDCTTNPTLVLKAIGLPAYEPILADAVAWGKKQGGTQEAAVKAIGDRLAVAVGTELTKLVEGRVSTEVDADLSFDTAATVEKARAIIAAYKANGVERERILIKVAGTWEGIRASEILQKEGIDTNMTLIFDIAQAIACADAKAFLISPFVGRILDWYVKAEGRTFTPDEDPGVVSVHGIYDYYKAHGIPTVVMGASFRSQGEVEALAGCDRLTISPALLDSLAADNGTLKRALSPNKPGPKPPVVKLDEKAFRWAMNQNPMATEKLAEGIRLFAKDLGELRKIVAKRFVA, encoded by the coding sequence ATGGCTTCCAAGCTGGACCAATTGCGCGAAATGACTGTCGTGGTCGCCGATACCGGTGACATCGACGCCATCAAGAAGTTCAAGCCGGTCGATTGCACGACCAACCCAACGCTGGTGCTGAAGGCCATCGGCCTGCCGGCCTATGAGCCGATCCTGGCCGACGCCGTTGCCTGGGGCAAGAAGCAGGGTGGCACGCAGGAAGCCGCCGTCAAGGCCATCGGCGACCGCCTCGCCGTCGCCGTCGGCACCGAGCTCACCAAGCTGGTCGAGGGCCGCGTGTCCACCGAGGTCGACGCCGACCTGTCGTTCGACACCGCCGCCACCGTCGAGAAGGCGCGCGCCATCATTGCCGCCTACAAGGCCAACGGCGTCGAGCGCGAGCGGATCCTGATCAAGGTTGCCGGCACGTGGGAAGGCATCCGTGCTTCGGAAATCCTGCAGAAGGAAGGCATCGACACCAACATGACGCTGATCTTCGACATCGCCCAGGCCATTGCCTGCGCCGATGCGAAGGCCTTCCTGATCTCGCCGTTCGTCGGCCGCATCCTTGACTGGTACGTCAAGGCGGAAGGCCGCACCTTCACGCCGGACGAGGATCCGGGCGTCGTTTCGGTGCATGGCATCTACGACTACTACAAGGCCCATGGCATTCCGACCGTGGTGATGGGTGCATCCTTCCGCTCGCAGGGTGAAGTCGAAGCCCTGGCCGGCTGCGACCGCCTGACCATTTCCCCGGCTCTGCTCGACTCGCTGGCTGCCGATAACGGCACGCTGAAGCGCGCCCTGTCGCCGAACAAGCCCGGCCCGAAGCCGCCGGTGGTCAAGCTCGACGAGAAGGCCTTCCGCTGGGCCATGAACCAGAACCCGATGGCCACCGAGAAGCTGGCCGAGGGCATTCGCCTGTTCGCCAAGGACCTCGGCGAGCTGCGCAAGATCGTCGCCAAGCGCTTCGTCGCCTGA